From Candidatus Manganitrophus morganii, the proteins below share one genomic window:
- a CDS encoding CsbD family protein encodes MNWDQIEGNWKQFKGKVKEKWGELTDDDLQVIGGKRDKLIGKLQEKYGIAKEEAEKELKNFEDQSRAA; translated from the coding sequence ATGAACTGGGATCAGATTGAAGGAAATTGGAAACAGTTTAAAGGGAAAGTGAAGGAGAAGTGGGGAGAACTCACAGACGACGATCTCCAAGTGATCGGCGGCAAGCGGGATAAACTCATCGGAAAGCTGCAAGAGAAATATGGAATCGCGAAAGAAGAAGCGGAAAAGGAATTGAAAAACTTCGAAGATCAGAGCCGAGCGGCGTAA
- a CDS encoding DUF3309 domain-containing protein produces the protein MSTILIVLLVLLLIGALPAWPYSTNWGYGPTGGVGLILLILLILALTGRL, from the coding sequence ATGAGCACCATTTTGATTGTCCTGCTGGTTTTGCTTCTCATCGGCGCGTTGCCGGCTTGGCCGTACAGCACAAATTGGGGATATGGTCCGACGGGGGGGGTGGGATTGATTCTCCTCATCCTGCTGATACTGGCGCTGACCGGACGCCTCTGA
- a CDS encoding beta-propeller fold lactonase family protein translates to MKSHFRKWGWLFFLLGSALIHETGYAATLFNDEFNRAAELGPSWRVTAGSFSADGNTARSQGSANAAAITPGLGTDDYTVESVILIPPGSVYSGIIARGRNDANFTFDLYSAQLSTTGTVNLYRRNGGAWTLLRSAAAGIVADRAYTLGLKVTGGSPVDLTVFLDGAPLFTFSDSAVSRITSGVPGIINYNAGVRYDRFTVSDNGASPPANRPPLAALSAGPGSGAAPLTVHFDGSGSSDPDGSISSYAWDFGDGSNGAGPIIDHTYSTAGTFTATLTVTDNQGARASAQRTLSVTSGSATLFSDEFDRTTGLGANWRSAGGSMATDGNVAVSTAGTNAAAITPNLGTDDYIVESVLIVPAGSLYSGIVVRGRSDSNFTADLYSVQLSTKGTATLYRRNAGVWTSLRSAPAGIVANKPYTVRVKVAGSNPVVLDISVDGAPLFSFNDGASSRILSGVPGIINYNAGVKYDRFIVYPAANAFPTARMTATPTVGPPPLTVRFDGSTSSDPDGVVSSYVWNFGDGASGTGAAIEHTYPAAGTYVATLTITDDEGASAATQRSILVGADTSTLPRFAYAANSASNDVTMYTVDPASGLLTKIGSIAAGTEPYSVTVDPKGRFVYAGNFGSNNVSMYRIDQNSGRLTAIGTAPTGIGPYAGAVDPAGRYFYVANENSSTDVWIYRIDQTSGALSLIGTVNAGVSPISITVHPSGEFTYVANTISDNISMYTLDGSTGGLTLLGHAPGGSGANSIVIHPSGRFAYAANYNANNVWIYSVDATTGRLTQTGAIAAGTRPFSITVDPSGRFAYVANSADTISMYRIDGTTGALTALGTVAGGSGPRSITPDPSSKFIYVANLNSNDVFVYSIGSDGRLTPEGRFPAGTTTRSIRVTPVKP, encoded by the coding sequence ATGAAATCACATTTTAGAAAATGGGGATGGCTCTTTTTTCTCCTCGGCAGCGCGCTGATACACGAAACGGGCTATGCCGCCACGCTCTTTAATGATGAATTCAACCGGGCCGCCGAGTTGGGCCCCTCCTGGAGGGTGACCGCCGGAAGCTTCAGCGCCGACGGCAATACCGCGCGCTCCCAAGGGAGCGCCAATGCGGCCGCGATCACCCCCGGCTTGGGAACCGATGACTACACCGTCGAATCGGTCATCCTGATTCCGCCCGGCTCGGTCTACTCCGGGATCATCGCCCGGGGGAGAAACGATGCAAACTTCACGTTCGATCTCTATTCGGCTCAGCTCTCGACCACAGGGACGGTCAATCTTTACAGAAGGAATGGAGGCGCCTGGACATTGTTGCGGTCGGCCGCCGCAGGGATTGTCGCCGACAGAGCCTATACGCTCGGATTGAAGGTCACCGGCGGCAGTCCGGTCGATCTGACCGTCTTCCTGGATGGGGCCCCCCTCTTCACCTTCAGCGACAGCGCCGTTTCGCGAATTACCTCCGGCGTCCCCGGGATCATCAACTACAACGCCGGGGTGCGATACGACCGGTTCACCGTTTCCGACAATGGAGCCTCCCCTCCGGCCAACCGGCCTCCCCTGGCCGCCTTGTCCGCCGGCCCCGGCTCCGGGGCCGCCCCGTTGACGGTGCACTTCGATGGGAGCGGCTCTTCCGATCCGGATGGAAGCATCTCCTCCTACGCCTGGGATTTCGGCGACGGATCGAACGGGGCCGGACCGATCATCGATCATACCTATTCAACGGCCGGCACGTTCACCGCCACCCTCACCGTCACCGACAACCAGGGGGCGAGGGCCTCCGCGCAGCGGACCCTTTCCGTGACATCGGGGAGCGCAACGCTCTTTTCGGATGAATTCGATCGAACGACCGGCCTCGGCGCAAATTGGCGGTCGGCGGGGGGGAGCATGGCGACCGATGGAAACGTTGCCGTCTCGACAGCGGGAACGAACGCTGCGGCGATCACCCCAAACTTGGGGACCGACGACTATATCGTGGAATCGGTCCTGATCGTTCCCGCAGGGTCGCTCTACTCGGGGATTGTCGTCCGCGGGAGGAGCGATTCGAACTTTACCGCCGATCTCTATTCGGTTCAGCTCTCCACCAAAGGGACCGCCACGCTCTATCGTAGAAATGCGGGGGTCTGGACATCCCTTAGATCGGCCCCGGCCGGCATCGTCGCCAACAAACCTTACACCGTTCGCGTGAAGGTCGCCGGGAGCAATCCGGTGGTCCTCGACATCTCCGTCGACGGCGCCCCCCTCTTCAGCTTCAACGACGGCGCCTCCTCGCGGATCCTCTCCGGCGTTCCGGGCATCATCAACTACAATGCCGGGGTGAAATATGACCGGTTCATCGTCTATCCCGCCGCCAATGCCTTCCCGACGGCGCGGATGACCGCGACGCCGACCGTCGGCCCTCCCCCGCTGACGGTTCGATTCGACGGTTCAACCTCTTCCGATCCCGATGGGGTCGTTTCAAGTTATGTCTGGAACTTCGGCGACGGCGCAAGCGGGACCGGCGCCGCGATCGAACATACCTATCCCGCCGCCGGGACCTATGTCGCAACCCTCACGATCACCGACGACGAGGGGGCGAGCGCGGCCACACAAAGGAGCATCCTCGTCGGCGCCGACACCTCCACCCTCCCCCGCTTTGCCTACGCCGCCAACTCAGCTTCCAACGATGTCACGATGTACACAGTCGACCCCGCCTCCGGACTTCTTACGAAAATCGGATCGATCGCCGCCGGGACGGAGCCCTACTCGGTCACGGTCGACCCGAAGGGACGGTTTGTTTATGCGGGCAATTTCGGGTCGAACAACGTTTCGATGTATCGGATCGATCAAAACAGCGGCCGCTTGACCGCCATCGGGACGGCGCCGACCGGCATCGGGCCTTACGCCGGCGCGGTCGATCCGGCCGGCCGCTATTTCTATGTCGCCAATGAAAACTCGTCGACCGATGTCTGGATCTATCGGATCGATCAAACCAGCGGCGCTTTATCTTTGATCGGGACCGTCAACGCGGGGGTCAGCCCGATCTCCATCACGGTTCACCCTTCGGGCGAGTTTACCTACGTCGCCAATACCATCTCCGACAATATCTCGATGTACACGCTCGACGGATCGACCGGAGGGCTGACCCTCCTCGGGCATGCCCCGGGGGGATCGGGGGCGAACTCCATCGTCATCCATCCTTCAGGCCGATTCGCCTATGCCGCCAACTACAACGCCAATAATGTCTGGATCTATTCCGTCGACGCAACCACCGGAAGGTTGACCCAAACAGGCGCGATCGCCGCCGGGACCCGTCCCTTCTCCATCACGGTCGATCCCTCCGGCCGATTTGCCTATGTCGCCAACTCCGCCGACACGATTTCGATGTACCGGATCGACGGCACAACCGGCGCGTTGACCGCGCTGGGAACGGTCGCCGGTGGGTCGGGGCCCCGCTCGATCACCCCCGATCCCTCCAGCAAGTTCATCTACGTCGCGAATTTGAATTCCAACGACGTCTTTGTTTATTCGATCGGCTCCGACGGACGTTTAACGCCGGAGGGACGGTTCCCGGCCGGGACGACCACTCGGTCGATCCGGGTCACCCCGGTAAAACCGTGA